TCCGCCATATGCCTGCTCGATAATCAGCCAGCCTGGCATATCAGTTATCGTGGCAGCGCCTCGCAGCCCTGGTCGGTGATCTCTTTCTTCCAAGGCAACACACCGGGACCGGAATTTTTCACCAACGACGGCAATTACCAAGCGCCTTCTTCCAGCAACTGGGCGCTATACGAGGACGAGCTCATTCTGGCGCGCATCGATGCCAACAACAGCAGCACGAAAATCTATCGTCTGGCTCATGCCCGTACTCGCGCCATGGAGGACTTCGGAGCCCAGCCTCATGCCGCCATTAGTCGCGATGGCAAATACGTCATCTTCGACAGCAACATGGCTCATCCCAACGGCTGTAGCGGAAACTGGCACGTCTCCACCGCTTGCACCGATGTCTATCTTATTAAGATCCAGTAGATTGCAGCAGACTGTGTTCCGAAGGCGCATCCTGCACGACTTCCGACAATTCCGACTCAGCCAATACGGCTTTTAAAGGTAATACGCTGACAAAGAAGCTGGACAAAATCGCCTGAACACCCAGGCTAAGAAGAAGTATGTAGGGCATTAGAGATTGAAGTATTTGTTGCGTGGCTGCATAGTCAAGCGACCCAAGCTGGAGTGTTCTAGCTCTAATGAAAGATCCACCAACGCCCCAGAGAACAAGAGCTAAACCAAACAGCAAACCGACTTCTGGTGTCAGAAAGCGAAGTACGCTACTGAATCTCTTGTTGCGCGGCAACAGCCCTTCAGAAATAGCAAATATATTTGTAAACACGGCAAACCCAATTGCCTGCACAGCGAGAAGCAACGCGAGAGGCGCGCAAAGGACAGAGCCATGGTCTAACAATACGTTCCCGAAATGATGTGGTCCTGAGAGCGCGAGAGTCGCAGCCAGTACACCTATTACCATGAGCAGCATTCCCGGATAAAAGAAAAGCCAGCGTGGACTGTACGAAAGCAGAAAATGAAGATGGCGCCAGCCGTCTCGCCATGTGCGGAGATGCGGCGGATGGCTCCTCCCATCCGGTGATAGAGTCGTCGGCACTTCTGTAATCCGCATGCCGAGCAGCGTAGCCCGCACTACCATTTCGCTTGCAAATTCCATTCCGCTCGTCCGGAGTCCCATTGTTTGCCAGGCAACTCGACTGAAGCCTCGCAGTCCGCAATGAAAATCCCCGCAAGGAGATTTGAAAAATAGGCGTCCGATTCGCGTGAGAACCGGGTTGCCAAGATATCGGTGTAGCGCCGGCATCGCACCGGGCTTTATTCCGCCTTTGAACCTGTTGCCCATCACCAGATCGAAACCAGCGCGCAACTGCTGGAGAAAAACCGGCAAATCCCCAAAATCATAACTGTCATCGGCATCTCCCATAATGACGTACTTGCCGCGCGCTGCGTCAATTCCTCCCGTCAGGGCTGCTCCGTAACCTCGGCTTTCGACATGGACCACACGAGCTCCGCACGATCGCGCCAGCTCAGGAGAACCATCCGTGCTTCCGTTATCAGCCACGACGACTTCTCCGTCGATTTGCGTCTCTCGAAATGCGCGCAGCGCCTTTTCGATACAAGTTCGTAGTGTCTCTGCCTCGTTCAGACAAGGCATCACTACTGAGACTTCGGGAGCAATGGGAACAGGCAGTTTCCCTGCTTCAGCAACGAGCAGCGGAGAGCTAATGGCGGTCATGATGTAATGATCCTTTCCCTGAGAGCGGAGGTCCGATAGGCTTCTCAACGCCTACACTCGATCGTGTCGGTGGATGGGTCTTCTTTCCCGTAAAGTCGCTTCTCAGAGTTCTTGCAGATCAATGAAGGGCGGTTTGCAATAGATTCGGCTGGCCCTGAATGTTATCTTTCGGAACCTTATAAACTTTGAAATCCGCATTCGAATAAGTCTCGATCAGCCTGCCTCGGTTCCGATTGAGGAATGTATGCCAAAGCGGTTCGTCGATAGGGGACTTGACGAGATAAGTCGCATGGATGCTTTCGATGTATTGCCAGAGCTGGCCATCGGTTCCCTCCGCGGGGTAAACCGATGTTAGCCGTTGTCCGAATAATCCCAGGGCTTTCGGTTTCCTGAATATAAAAACCGCCGTCGGTTCTGTGTTATTCCTCACATACTGGAAAAATGCCACGGTTTCTTTCTTCGCAATTCCGTCGGGGAAGGCTCCAAAGTCCATTCGTCTATATAGCACCGTGTAGGAGAGCGCAACGAGCAATATCACAATGGGAAATACAACCGCCTGTCTCACTGCAAAGCCTTTCCATGTGAATTCACGGAATCCGGTAAGCGCGTAAAGTACATACAGCGGCGCAATTGGAAGCAGATACCGCAGGCCTGCCGGATAAGGGAGAACCAGAATCAGAGATAAATGCAACGGCAGATACAGGTCCCAGACGGCTGGCCTGCGAAGCTTCCTCAGATAACCGATTGCCGCGAGCGATGAAAGAAGGAGAAAAACGATATAGCGAATCGGCTTATCAGTTTCACTTGCCCAAAAAAGTGAAAGCGCCCTCGTATATTCAACTGTGTTTTGCAAAATGATTTTTGGGTTGGTCCAGATTTTCGGCAACGTACTTACATAACTTGCATCGCTAGAGCCAAACGCATTCTGCACTAACCAGAGCACAACAAAGATGCCCGTGATGGTCACACCGAGTCGAGTGATTCGCCTGAAGCGAACCACTTCATAACCGAGCAAAGCCGGAATGAGCAGAATTCCCGTGGTGCGGGTTCCGTAGCAG
This genomic window from Acidobacteriota bacterium contains:
- a CDS encoding dolichol-P-glucose synthetase, with the translated sequence MTAISSPLLVAEAGKLPVPIAPEVSVVMPCLNEAETLRTCIEKALRAFRETQIDGEVVVADNGSTDGSPELARSCGARVVHVESRGYGAALTGGIDAARGKYVIMGDADDSYDFGDLPVFLQQLRAGFDLVMGNRFKGGIKPGAMPALHRYLGNPVLTRIGRLFFKSPCGDFHCGLRGFSRVAWQTMGLRTSGMEFASEMVVRATLLGMRITEVPTTLSPDGRSHPPHLRTWRDGWRHLHFLLSYSPRWLFFYPGMLLMVIGVLAATLALSGPHHFGNVLLDHGSVLCAPLALLLAVQAIGFAVFTNIFAISEGLLPRNKRFSSVLRFLTPEVGLLFGLALVLWGVGGSFIRARTLQLGSLDYAATQQILQSLMPYILLLSLGVQAILSSFFVSVLPLKAVLAESELSEVVQDAPSEHSLLQSTGS